The following is a genomic window from Manihot esculenta cultivar AM560-2 chromosome 9, M.esculenta_v8, whole genome shotgun sequence.
AAGAAATTATCGTTAACCGTTATAATTCAATAAATCTTCTTTACATTTGCGATCACAGAATTCTCGACTAATTAGCCGATCAATATCCCTTACCAACGAGTCGGCCACATCATTATTgaattatcagaaaatattatatttatcatgaattatcaaaaaatattatatttctctctttttttactgtataaaagaaaaatgatcaCAAATATAAAAGTAGATTATTCTCTCAcactatttaaattataagcaatttattatactttttttaatatactGATTTGAGCGTTGGAGTATaaacaatttattatatttttttaatatactgATTTGAGCGTTGGAGTAACTGTCGTGGACACTTATCCTTTCATCTTCTCTATCTTGCATGATTAGCTAATCACATTAAGTTTTGTTTTACAACCGCATcaataagaaaaaaatgaatgtcttttttatgattttttaaaaaaattaaaagatttttcattttaattcaaatatttttttttttgaaatacaaaaggtaaaacttttatattattaacgttttctcaaaatttttttacttatgaaaataaatttatattaccgACTTTCTCAATCTATTATTAATGAAATAcaatcattttataaatttaagggaaaattactttgtagtccctgagatttaacataattaacacttctgtccctctattttggcgacccaacacttaagtccctcactttcttttccgtccaaattcgtagtccttccgtctaaAATAGCCGTTtaggacacgtgaattgacaaaattaaccctcttcttcttcttcttcttcttcttcttcctacccagcaactttttcttcttcttcttctttcttctttttcttcttcttctttctaccgcaactttttcttcttcttcttcttcttcttcttcttcttcttcttcctacccaacaactttttcttcttcttcttcttctttcttcttcttcttcttcttcttcttcttcttcttcttcttcttcttcttcttcttcttcttcctacccagcaactttttcttcttcttcttctttcttcttcttcttcttcttcttcttcttctttcttcttcttcttcttcttcttcctacccagcaacttcttcttcttcttcttctttctttcttcttcttcttcttcttcttcttcttcttcttcttcttctggaatttcacattgaaagaagggtatttttggaaaaaatcatcacatctcacttttgactctttgactaaacagtttaaatggacggaaggactacgaatttggacgaaagagaaagtgagggacttaagtgttgggttaccaaaatagagggacagaagtgttaattacgttaaacctcagggactaaaaagtaattttccctaaatttaaaattacattttcattttatgtaaaaaataaaataaatgatggAATAAAAAAGAACTTTTTCcttttgttattttctttatttttatttaaataaaaaagaagagacagaataatagttattttattcttcttgtaaaaagattaaaaataaagaacttACTAAAGTTTTGTAATAaggaaaataactaaaaatcaaaattaattttttttttaacaattgcAATCTGCCATTGAGAGAGTgataaaaggttaagtttaacAGTTTAAGGTTGAATTATTTAAACTAGTAAAGCTTAGAGTTCTTTTCAGATTATTTTTCCGATCATTTAAGATATGTATATTTTGTGttgcatattttttaatttttatttttttaactgcaGTGCCGCCACGTTCCAGTTTTGTTGGAGAAAATAAAATCTCAAGATAAGATGTTCAGTACTAAAATTCATCAACCTCTTTGTTCAAACAATAATCAATAACTTCTAAactaaaaaattcaaatctatAGATCAATAAAGACATACTATCACGACTTGATCACGAGACGAGCATTATAATCTTTGAAcaaaaaaataacatataactttaattaaattttatgatagATTTAGATCGAACTTAATTTTTGCTGCCGACGTCCGACGATCTGAAAACATCCATAGTTTTTCGGAAAGAAAATTTCGAAAtacacaattttaaaaaatatgacgAAAACCACAAATCTGATCACAAAATTCGATATGAAAATTTCTAGAgtataaattttacattttaattatttttttgaatattttagatatttttataattttatatattagagttttatttctattataaaaaatcactcttaactattagaaactcactttttttaatttttaaaaaatttcaataaaactgTTCGTTTTTTCAATTTATCTTTTCTCTCATATCATTTTAACCAAACAATATTAGTTAAAAACTCTTTATGGAGTCTAATTAGttctttatcaaaattttttttaaaacgaaGTCCACTGGGAAAGGCTTCATCATGTTATTAAATAATGCCCATATGATTTCAAGATGGGATGATTCAATACATGGTAAGTTCATAACTATTTCCTAAAATGATGCTATCACAATATCACATACTCAATAACTTCCTATCATTTTGAACAAACATCGAAATTACTAAGTATTCTCTCACCTATGTTTAACACTAACCGTTTCTAACAAGGGGACTCGCAAAAACCCAGTTGAGGAAACTTCTTTTTATATTAGAAAAACACACAGCCCCCAGATCATCAAAATCCAAATCATAATCCACCTAGGACATGGTCCAAAGCCTGAACTAGTATCAGTTACACCTACAAGAAACCTGCAATCGCCAACAGATGGGTCCAGGAATGTTACCATGCCGAGACCATCAAAATCACAGCTTTGTGCATTCTGATCCTGAAGCTGATAGTAACTGTTGAAAGCATAAGAGATGTTTCCCTTGGCTCCAATTCCATTGCATGATCCCCCATAATTAAGTGTTGAGCAATCTGCAACACTACAAGCAATTCTCATGTGGTTGGTGACCCCAGATAGATCCTTGTTCGCGTCTGCCACACACCACCTAGATGGGAGATACTCAACATTCTTGGCATTCTTCAATTCCTTGTTGCCCAAACCAAGGTTCAGTGAATATTTAGCCTGACCATCAAAGGAGAAAATCCCCCAGTGCCTCTCAAAATTTCCTGGAAGTGTGCTCTTTGCCCCTTCATCTAGTAGGCTGAAAATATAAACATCCATGGGAGGAGCACCTGGTCTAAGAGGGGTTCCTTTGTTACTCAAAACATGATATATAAGTCCCTGGTTGAAAGCCTTTGCAGCAGTAAGGTTCGCACTGATGGCTCCATCAGTTGGCCAACCCACCTCTCCAATAACTATAGGCATTTGACCATATCCAAGTTTGTTGAGGGCAGCAACTAAAGTGTCAAAATTCCCATCAAATGCATTGTCATAGACATTAGGCCCATCTGTAACAGGATGGGTACTCCCATCAAAGAATGCATAATCTTGTGGAAAATCTGTGCTCCCATAGAGGCTAAGGAATGGGTAAATATTGACAACAAAAGGGGAACCGTTTGAGCTGAGGAAGGAAAGAAGTTGAGTTATAATTTCTGTTAACTCAGGTCGAAACGTTCCTTGAGAAGGGAGGGAGGATTCATAGGCATCAGCATTGCAAGGGACCACTAGCTTTACATAGCCAGCAAGATTTGCTTTAGCCAAAGACTGCTGTAAATTGAGCAGGGCAGGAATCACATAGGATTGAAATTGACCAGAATAACTAGTGAGGAATGGTTCATTTCCTACAGCTACATACCTGCCAATGTCCAATAAGAGAGAAAATAATGAGACATCCGAAACTCCTGATATGCATAGAAGGTTACAATACATCTCAAATTTTGTAGATTCAGAAATAAGGTCTTAGCTAATTTAGTTTCAGAACTCAGAAAAAAAGCTTCCTAACACGTGTCATTTGAGAACTAAACTCCAGAATCATATTAGCAAATGTGAAACTAGCATGAGGTATGTCGACCTAAGCTCCATAGGCCTTGATGTAGCATCTTTACCAGATACCCCTTTCAGCCCAAAGGATATGAATAGCAGCAGCATTTTGCGCAGCTGAAAATTTCTCCATCCCACACGTATGCATACATAGACACAAGTAGTGATACTTCGCCATCCGCCTTGGTCTCTCCCCCCACAAACACACATACTAAAGAAAAGCAATTATCTATTTCATACTTCTATTTGTTTACTTGTCCTTAGAAATTTTCTTAATGAAATAACTTATTAAGGATAGGCAGATGCCATATACCATTAGACGTGCAATGCCGTCCATATCCTAGGACAAGGAGCTGTGCTATCTGGCATAGGAAGTCCGCATAGCAGCAACAGCTTTCACTAACAAGACAATTAATTGTTGGGGAAGTAGAACAAACCTCAGCTGCATAGGACTAATAGAAATTCTAACTGAGGAAAcactataaaataaaagattcatTAAACAAAAACATCTAGCAGTTGCTAAAGTTATACCCTCTGCTCACATCAATAGCTATTTTCCTTTAGACTAAGATTAACTAAGCAAAAGGCCAAGTGCTTTATGTTATACCTACACTTCTAGTAATTCTAACCAATACGACCAGAGCAACTAATATATTAGCAGCAGCTAGATCCTAAGATATTACTCTAGAAAAGACTTCCATAAGGAAGGAAACAGATTGTGCTTTTCTAACATATTCTACGTAGTGCTGCTCTCTCACATTCATCTTTGAGTTTTACAGaattacttaaaaaaattttgcaatatATTCCCAAAATTGCTAATAGTTTACGCGAAAAATCAGAAATTAAGGGCCTGAACTCTTACATATGTTCATATAATCACAGTATTGATTAAGAGTTATCAAAATCGCCTATTACCCTTTTCGGGTACTGTGATTCTCGTGAAAATCAAACCTACTCCTTTACTaaaacagaaattaaaaaaaacgaAAGATAGAAGGCAAGATCAAAAGAATATATGAATTTGCATTTCCCAAGGCCTTCAAGCAATCCAAAGAGAAAAAAGCAAATAAACAAATAAGAAAATGACAAATAAGAAGCAAAATTGAGGAGGGAGAGAGAGGAACCTGATGTCAACACCACCTTTAACCAAATATCTGGAAACATTCTGGCGAACCCACAAATCAGAAACAGCAGTTGAAGAGCTAATAGCAGCCAACATTTCATTTGGGATCCCAACCATGACTTGAATACCACTACCCATTAAAGCTCCAAGCGCTTCTGGGTCTGCATCAAACAGCTTCACCTTCTCTATATTGT
Proteins encoded in this region:
- the LOC110623793 gene encoding glucan endo-1,3-beta-glucosidase 5 translates to MSGFREAFLYVVILVLGSFLVAESAIGVNWGTVSFRKLKPSTVVDLLKDNNIEKVKLFDADPEALGALMGSGIQVMVGIPNEMLAAISSSTAVSDLWVRQNVSRYLVKGGVDIRYVAVGNEPFLTSYSGQFQSYVIPALLNLQQSLAKANLAGYVKLVVPCNADAYESSLPSQGTFRPELTEIITQLLSFLSSNGSPFVVNIYPFLSLYGSTDFPQDYAFFDGSTHPVTDGPNVYDNAFDGNFDTLVAALNKLGYGQMPIVIGEVGWPTDGAISANLTAAKAFNQGLIYHVLSNKGTPLRPGAPPMDVYIFSLLDEGAKSTLPGNFERHWGIFSFDGQAKYSLNLGLGNKELKNAKNVEYLPSRWCVADANKDLSGVTNHMRIACSVADCSTLNYGGSCNGIGAKGNISYAFNSYYQLQDQNAQSCDFDGLGMVTFLDPSVGDCRFLVGVTDTSSGFGPCPRWIMIWILMIWGLCVFLI